The following are encoded in a window of Nitrososphaerota archaeon genomic DNA:
- a CDS encoding HD domain-containing protein codes for MSEEEGREEGLVSTLKISGRLKKEHRRGWVVKVGIPDPESVADHTFRTALIAMLLGDSRGLDTGKMMRMALIHDLGEALIGDLTPLDAAKLETKKQDETEAIKEIFSNLPEQLREKYLQIWQELRNGSSEEARLVSDADKLEMALQASEYEKEGYPKERLSEFKSSAIQRIHDMKILKIIHQL; via the coding sequence ATGAGCGAAGAAGAAGGAAGAGAGGAAGGGTTAGTTAGCACGTTAAAGATCTCAGGTCGCCTAAAGAAGGAGCATAGGCGGGGATGGGTTGTCAAGGTCGGAATACCTGATCCGGAGTCTGTTGCAGACCACACTTTTCGCACCGCGTTAATCGCGATGCTCCTAGGTGACTCTAGAGGGCTGGATACTGGGAAGATGATGAGAATGGCCCTAATTCACGATCTCGGAGAAGCATTAATTGGGGATTTGACGCCGCTGGACGCCGCGAAGCTAGAAACAAAGAAGCAGGATGAAACCGAAGCCATCAAAGAAATATTCTCAAACTTACCTGAACAGTTAAGAGAGAAGTACCTGCAGATATGGCAGGAGCTCCGCAACGGCTCCTCAGAAGAGGCACGACTAGTATCAGACGCAGATAAACTGGAGATGGCTCTTCAAGCGTCAGAGTACGAGAAGGAAGGGTACCCGAAGGAGAGACTGAGCGAATTCAAATCCTCGGCAATTCAGCGGATACACGACATGAAGATTCTCAAAATAATCCATCAACTCTAG